tcctttcagtcaaCTCTGAGCCACAGTGACAGTATGATAGAGAACTTAAGCTCTTTGTCTAAGAAGTGTATGTTCTTATTTGTGGAATAATTGAGGGTCTGACCTTCACTGTGTTCCACTACAAATCTAAGGACAGAGCATACCCAGCAAAGTCCATTACAACAAAAGGTTATGACAAGATGCTGAAAGTAGAAGcaagcagggaagggatggaaCAAGGAGACAGTGGCAGAGAATCAATCTTTCCTGCTCACCATCTCTCTAGAAACATTAGGGCAACTTagctgcacacagcagagcacCAATTTCACCCATGCTTTCACTGTGCAAAAAACCTCAAGAGACATACATCAAGATCTCAATGCAGCTGTCAGAACACATAGTCTTCAGGGACTGGCGTCTCCTCCGCAAGTACAGACTCTAGCAGAGAAAAATCAATGGTAGCCATTCATCAAAAAACAGGGCATTCTAGAGAGTGATTCCTGCCCAGCGTAAGCTACTGCTCAGGGGCAAGGTTTGTTCCATAAGCTCCTCttcatgctttcattttcaaaatccCAAATTTCAGCTATTCATCCTTTCAAGATGAAAGAAAGGCCTTCTTTATAAAGCGCATGGATAAACAAGGGCTGAATCATGCCTCAGCCCAATGTCTTTATTAATAGACTGCACTAAATGCCAAGGATGAATTTTAGTACTATAAATCACAGAAGTCTCTCATAATTATTTGCTATTGTGAACTTATTCTTCCTCTTGCCCAGCAACCTGGCTTGTGCCACCCCTGTCACTATTAGATTGCACTGACACTGTCTTGGAGCAGGATTCCCTCCTGCCATCCACTCACACACATCCTCATATCAGGAGAACTGAGTCTGTTGCCTTCATGTCAGTGACAGTTTCTTTGTTTAACTTTCTTACAATGGAACTAAACACAAGACCCCCATACCTGAGCAAAGATTAGATAAATGCCTCCTAGCAAGATAATGATGAGTCCAGAGACCCACAGGAAGCCTCCAGCCGTGAATTCCACTGGAAAGGAAGGCTGCgggataaaaacaaaacaaaaacccactgaagaaggcagaggtaGTGATGATAACCACCTAGCACCTTTTAAACTCATCCAGTCAGGCCTTTCTAGATAAAAGAAGCCTGGACCTACCTTTACCCGAAGGGGTTGATAGTATGCAATGGCTGTAAAGATGATCATGAATGACAAGTATGAGACAAAACTGAAGTAGAATCTCTTGGAAGCAAATGTTTCCCATTTTTGCTGAAGCAGTTTGTTCAGGGGCTCCAAAACCACCATCTTGTACCGATtctatggaaaaataaacaaaaatgtacTCATGTGTCAACAGGAATGCAAATTCACCAGAGGATTGTCTTTTTCTGGGTTAGAGGTCAGTGGGTCCAACTAGGGAATTGCTAAGGGTTTATTCTGTCAAGCCTTTCAGTATGAAAGAAATCAACCATCCCGTAAGAAGTTACTTTTGCTCGGCTTTATCAAGATATTTGGACACATTCAGGCTTACAACAATCAAAGGCTCAAGAATTTCTCTCATATTATAGATGATCAGAGGTACACCAAGCAgacaataaataataaaatgtgcCAATACTTCCagcatgtatttcttttccagaaaaacGATCATGTAAAACACCACATTAACTTGAAATGATTTGCATAATACAACAGCAACACTatagaaaggcagaaaagattTTGCTGCCTTTGAGTTGAAGGACTCACCGGTGTGTCACTGCTGTATGCCAGAATCTCTAGCACAGAGTTCTCCTCGAAGCTGTCTATAGAGGACAAGTCATAGAGACACACATGGATAGGCCCATAGGTCCATTCAGTGAACTTGCGTGACAGGTGCCTGTACACTGGGTCTTTGATCTCTCTTTGGATAATGTGCTTGAAGATCTATAGAGAAACCAGATGCATACATGTGTATACAGTAAAGGTGCAGAATGGCAGAAGAATACCCAAATCACCTTCAAAATACATGACACCTGGCTTTCTGCAGCGTATGCTTTGATATACCCAAACACCAGATTATCTAGCTAAAAGCAGGCATTTGTCTAACTACATCTTGTATCAGCTCCTCCAGAAGTAGAACCAGTTTCAATCCAGACCAGCTATCTTCGCTGggacagagagcagcagcaaccaGCTCAGACTCTGTAGGACATTAAGTGCAGTAGCCTGGAGGAAGCCTCCTTTATTGTCTCCTGTGGCACTGCTACTGTCATCAGCATACTACAGGTTGAGTGCAAGATGCTCCTACATCAAACCCTAAGGTGAGGAAGTATACTacagtttttcttgtttctcagcCAACCCAGGGTTTCCCTCTGTCTTTACCTCTACTTTGCCTGTCTTGGCAGCAAGCTGCAGAGGATTTAATCCATCATAATTCACAATCTCCTCCAGCTTCGACATTGGGTCAATCTTCACACCTGCCTTCAAGATCTCAACGTATGTTGTGCTCACAAACTTGGTGTTCTCCTCAGTGTCATCTGCAATCATCACCAGGGCATGGAGGACTGTGTTGCCCTGAGTGTCCTGCTCCTGGAGCCTGGCTTTCTGGTGGGGATTGTTTAGAAGATATTCCACAACCTCAGGCTGGTTGGTACAAGCAGCCAAGGACAGGGGAAGTTCACCTGAAGAGATGAGGACAATATTTGAatgggaagcagaaacaggTGAAAAagaattaaggaaaaataaaagcaactcCAGGAAAATATATATAGCCTATAGATTTACCACTGGAACACAGAACAAGCTCTTCTTCAGTGTCTCTAGATTCAGAAAGGGTTTTGCAGTAGACTCCTTATTTCTAGGGGCAGCCAAAGCACTTTCCCAGACCCCTAATTTGGTTAAACTAACCAAGAGCTTGTTTCTGTCTGAGACTCTTCAGATGGGATTAAAACACATAAAACCAAAGATGATGCCAAATGCTTATTGGACACCTGAGCCTGTGAAAGGATCCTGCCATTCAAGTAAGTCAAGACCTTGGCTACAGGACAGTGGAGATGCCAACCCACGCACAGAGGGGCAAAGCCAACTGAGAATTAGTGGCATTGCATACAGTAAGGCAatataaaaagcaaaggaaaatgttcCACACTGACTCACCAAAATAAAAGTAaactccttccttctttttcttgaagAATTCACCGTGGGCTCTGGCATGGACATCAGCTCCATTCTCTACTAGAAGCTTCACTAAATCTAGGCTCCTTTTCTCTATGGCAATATGGAGTGCTGTCTGGCCtaaagaaacaggcaaaactCACCAGTCAGTGCCACTGTCAGAGGGAACAGGCAAAAGAATCTTCAGCAAAGTGCTATTTCAACAATCACTGTGTTCTGCACAGCAAACCTACAGCCTCAGTGCTGGGCAGGGGGTGGGTGGCAATTGATGACTTTCAACAGCATTCATTGGAAAAGAACATTGCAAACACTGAGCCAGAAGACAACCCTCAAGACTGTCATAAATTCAGCACAAGACCAGACAACTGCCCCTGCCTGGCACTAAAATCGCAATCAGCCATGAAAAGATAAAGACAATCATACATGTACATAACTACGCTGCATGTCTGCTATTATAGGAATAACCCAAACAGCAGAACTCATACTTTAATAGTGAtgtactatttcttttttccctttagacATGCTTTTTAAACTTTCCCAAGCATATCCTCTTATATTCTCTGGTTATTATACATGAATCATTCATTTTATAGACCAAGAAAGAAGTTACCGAAGTATATAATTCAAAGCTGAAGAAGATGCAGTACCAGAATCAGAAATGATTGGTGAGTGGGCTGTTAGTGTAATTTCACCAGAATTCTagaactgcagtgctgcataAACTCCGGTTCTTTTAACTTGTATCTGCACCCCTTACCCAGGTAATGAGAAAGGTGCTCTGATATGGCACCAGAACAGAACCCTTACCTCTGTAGTAACAGTCAGAGCATGCCACATTGACAAGTGGCCTGGGATTGTGTGTATTTTGGTCTATTTCCAGCAAACGTGGGATTGTgtcattctttccattttttaagTTCAACAGGGCTTTCATTAAGCAGGTCTTCCCAGTATTTGCATCTAGTAGAAAAAGAGAATTGAATGGGTTGTGCGCGTGCTTTGCACACATCTCTATTACTTGATTCAGAACTTAACTCTCATTGTAGGACCAAATAATTATTCTAAAGGCCTTTCTTAGTATCTTTAGTCTGGAGTAGAGGCAAAAGCCTTAAGATATATATAGTTAATGGCATTCTCTATCCTCAGGTGGACGTTAGGAAAGTAAAAGCACGGACAGAGGGCTGAAGAAACCAAAGAACCCCTGCTTCCCCCTTGCATTGAGAAGCGCTGCCTCTGCTAACCCTAGTTATGGATTACTGCGCTGGACTCTACCTGTGTATTCAGAATCGGTGAGAAATTTGGAGGTACTCCTTAAGTACTCAAGCAAACCATCCAGTGCCTCGGGGCTGCCCCCTGAGACTGCGCTGAAGAGCCTGCCTCTGTCAAAGCGATTTGGGTCCTTTTGGCTGTGGAAGAAATGCAGTGTTAGGAAGTTTTGGAGAGCAGAAGACAAGAGTGTGCAGTAAGGTCTAGAGAGATGGTGTAAGAAAGGATGGAGGCAGAAAAGTTTGTCagaaaaaacaagtattttatttttaagtcaaGGGAAAAATAGAGACAGTTCTTTCCCAGAATTCTCTTAAGTGGCTGCTCTTTccatcagctggagcttttccCAGATCCACTCTGATGTGCAACCCTGGAATACACCCAGAGCATAAAGACAGAGATGCCCAAGATAGCTGCAGGACCAGAGTCAGTCCCATCACACGGTGCAAAACACTCTGTGAACTGGTTTACATCCCTCTGTAGCAAGTATAGGGCTCCATGCTAAGATGCTCTTACACCCAAATTGGCTTATTTAGTGTTAGTTCAGATTTACACAAAATATACAACATACACCCTACCTCCCGAGTGCAGAAGGAAAGGGCTAATATGccccatttcttcttttaattacCTCCCACCAGATGCCTGTAATACTTCTACACTGCCACTTTTAGTTTAGACTTTGTGAAGCCTATAGgcccccagcagcagggatCAATATAGATAAGGAAGGACTGCACCCTTGTCAAATACCCAACAGTTACTCACTTGCTACCAAGTCCTGGCCGATAGCGCAGATTAACCTTGATTTTAGGAGGAAAGTTACTGCTTTCCTCCTGATACGGCGTCTCCAAGGGTCGTTGCTCTCTCTTTCCAGGTCCtgatctttcttcctttttactAGGTGCACGTTTATCTTCTGGGGTACTGTCATCTGTTTCTAGCAATCCCATCAGCCTGTTCCTCTGGCCTGGGCCTGGCTGCCCACTTGTGAAGTTATCCATTTCTAAGAGAGATGGCCTTTCAGATCACCAAAGATTTTCTGTGCTAGAAGACTAAACCTGCAAGGGAGAGGGAGAATTGACATCATTTGTTCACAAACCTAGAATGTGTTCTATGcagcacagagagaaaagcacGCTTCCAGTTCCAGAGTTCCTACAGTTGACTATGGGACCCTTGAGAGAGAGACTCAGTAAAACTGTGCACAGTGGGAGTATTTGAATAAATACAAGGCCTTAGATAGGGTACCACTGGAAAAGAAGTGCACAAGCAGTTCACGGAATACAAGCAACTGGTCTGCAGAACATCTGAACCCCCTTTGTGAGATGACCTCACCtgttggcagcagcacaggttcCTTActtaaaaggcaaagaaagtaGATCTTCAGGAGGCTACAGTCATTGTTCTTGTCTCAGTGCAGCCAACAGAGGCTAGTCACCAAGTGGCCAAAAAGATAAGATTAACTGTAGGCCTCCTTTGCAAGAGAGTGGGAAGGTTGTTCACGTTCTTTGTTGGTATGCATTACGCTGTTTCTACATGGAAAACATACATGCAAATTACGTTCCTCATAGGTATTCTTATGTTTCATCCTGGGGCAAAAGTAGTGGGATCTTCCCAGTGTTTGGAGCTGTTGCCTATCCATGTGAGCACAGGGTTTGAACTTGACCCCCACACCACAGGCGAACACACAGCCCAGCTGCCAGATGAACACTCAAGAGCCCTCAGAGCCTGCACAGAGCACAGGTTTCCCAACAATAAAGCTGGATCTGGATCTACTGCACAGAGAGTATCAGTATTCATCAGAGCATCCAGCCAGCCCACTTTATTATGTCCTGtactccttttttcctcttttgagaCATCTCCTCATATACATCTGGATACATCTCAGATCCACACCCAATGCAAGCTGTCTGTCGTCAGCATATGACTCTAGTTTCACATAGTTTGTGAGGCAGCAAGGTAATCCACGATTACCAACCTGAAGCAAAGCTTCCTTTAATAATTCCGTCTTATTCACATGTACTCCTCCAAATGGTTAACAGGTTTTCCCTGAAGCAAAATCTCCTTTGCTGGGACTACAGCCAGACTCCATAGCCTGTACCATCAAAGAGGCAAATTGACATACATAAGAAAGCATAGGCATTACGCCTTTGATTAGGATATGAAGAAACATAGTTCTAGACAGCAAACAGCCACAAAACATCTTTATGCAGCTCACAGCAGGAAATCCAAGGGCTGATTTCAAGACAAACCATTATGATAATTCAGCCATTCAGTTTAGTCTGCGTTCTAATGACAAACATTCCTCTGCACACACAGGCATACACCCTATAGCACCCTTTCAGACTTGTTTCCTCCCCCAAAACACTTACTGGTGTATTTGTTGATCCTTTAGAGAGCTATTTGTACTTCCATAATAGTTTGCTTgtgcttttctgtcttcctttcccCAAAATCATTTCTCAGCTGCAGTTTCCATCTCTCCACAGCACTGGAGAGAGTTATTTATTGTCAGCCTTGTACAGACAGACCGTCTGGTTTAAAAGAGAGAGCAAACGGTCCTATAAAAAAAGGACCCTATAATATATATATCCACTTTGTCCGTCCCTAGGAAACAGAGACCACTCTCTGTTTGCCAGCTCAACTTTCACTTCTCTACTCAAGAGCCGAGTTGTTTCTTTCCGTGACTCTGGCAAGCCATTTTGAGTAGCGCAGCACAGAAAAGCCCTGCTGTCAAAAGAGGAAGAGCACAGCACTTACCCCAAGTTGCTGCAAGCTCCACCCAAGAACTGATCTGACAAGGAGTCCCAAGGGATTCTTCAGAGGGTAAATAATCTCTCGGTATAAAGCAAGCCAAATACCAACAAGTGTTAATTAGTGTGAAAGCAGACCCCAAGTTATTTACATCCATGGGTGAGAGTCCTCCTCGTCTGCAGAGATGACCACACTCATAATAGCAGCCTGTTAACGGTGCAGTGTTGAACTTCTAGATGGTGGTGGTCCATGAGAGAGTCCAAGCTGCCTGTGAGAAGGAATAACCACAGATTATTGTTATTTACTCAACTGTATAGCTTTCTGCCAAGCGAAGGGCTTGCACAGGAAATGACTAGATAGATTTCTCAGTAAAAGAGAGAGCCAATGAGTGCAGTGCTCTTATATGGGAAAGCTGGCTGGCTATTGCAAATTCATAATGCTTAACCCATGCCTGCACGTATAGAGGCAACATTTCAGGGCTTTCAACAACAGCCCACTCAGATCTCAAGGAAGGCAGCTGGTTTGATCCTGACAGTGCTAGAGCCCATGGTTTCGTTGTGAGGTGTCACAAGGCCCCTTCAGTTAGCCCCAGGACAAGAAAGTAAGCAGCGAAACGTCTGAGGTCAACTGCTCTGTGGGAAGCCAGTTCTCCTCTCACAACTTCCCACAGCCCAGCTACAAGGCAGTGCAAATGGTATGAGACAATAAACTAGCCAGAACGTTACCGTACAAAGTACAGTGTCAGCTACTCATCACAGGCACAGGAAACTGCACAAAGCAGACCCAGTTTCCAGACACTTAGGCCACTGGTTACTTAATTTGCCCTTAGTGCTTATTTCCTTATGCAAAAGGAAATGAGCACTCCAAAGGAGTGAACATCTTGGTGAAGCTACTTCTAGGAGCACTGACTGGTCACTCCTGTAACTGCCTGTCGCTGAGACCATACTAGTACCACTTCACTTACCACTCACAACACAGGACCCCTGGAAACAGAGGACATCAGCCCACACCAAGTGTCtcagttttttctcttccactccTAACACAACTGAGACCTCAGCATCAGTGCAGGACAACATTCAGCACCCACAGTCTCAACAGCCTTCcccagcacagtgctgctgcagagtgGCTCTCATCTGTACACTGTAGAGGACTGACGGTTTACAAAGGCATTTAATGGAATCTAGGGGTCATCCAGAGAACCTTATTAACTGCCAAAATGGTAAAGAGCTCTTCTAATCAACAGCTTGATAGTGGGAGCAGATTCCATAAGAAATCTCAGAACTTTAACTACCATTGGTCCAAAAACATTGAGAAGGGGAGTCACATCATGACACACTGAACTCTGGCtgttgctttcttcttccaaacCTACCATGAGCCGAAAGAGAGCCTAAAGCAGTCCTTGTCTGACAGGACTGCAGGATGATGTGACACTTCCTGGAATGTGGTCCTTACCCATAGAAACATTCCCAGATGGCTTCTACTTTGAGTCAGATACAGGCTGTGAGAAGACCTTCCTATAAATACACCCATTAAATGGCAAGgtgccttttcctctttcatggTTTTGCACGAGATCACAAGCTTATTTCTGAGATTCCTGTGCTTTAAAATTAAGCTGATCCAGGAACAGTGCAAAGCTACTTACTCTTTCCAGGTTTAATGACATATTAGGACCCACAGAATAACCCACAAAGAACAAATATAGGCAGATAAATGCAAGGTCAGATCTCATCTCTTCTGTCTCTCATTCCAGCTTTGCATTGATTTAGTTCAGTTTGGTTTAGTTGCGTTACACTTAATTTACTGTGATATCAACAGACAGATTCAGACCCAGGAGTTTAGCTCAGACTTAAAGAGTTTAAATCCTCTTGGGCTTTCCCCCCAGCTTTCATGGGAGACAGCCCACTGTTCTAGCCAAGAAATGAAATCAGCTCACAAAAGTTCATCATAACAGAGTTCTTTCTGCGCATCTGGTTTTAATAGCTTACACAGAGGATGGAGAATGTGCAGATTGCTGGGAAAGGAATCACTGCCAGCTGAGGGGTcaccacagcaaaacaaaaccatggagctgctggggaacaCAGAAAGACTggtatgtgcacacacatgcgCACATGCTCCCGCCAGAGTATGCTAGGGTAAAACACTTGTGCTCCCATTTCAGAgcaatgcagggaaaaaaatacaagatcTGCCCAAACATGCACTTGCCAGTGACAGCATTCCGAGGTCTGTCATGGGATGACGACACTGCTGCACACCAGCCAGCTGAGCTGGTTGGGAAGCTTAACAAGCATCTTGCCACCAAAACTTGAAGTCCTGAAAGCTGTTGGGACTCAGGGGGAAGCCATCCAAAGCAGCATGCAGGgagaataaaagcagcaaattcATTTCACCTATCTGCCAACCTGAAGTTTGGGAAGTACCATGTGGTCCTCTTGCCTTTTGAGGCTTTAATTTGGGGGAACAAGAAGGAATCCTGCACTTGCTCAGTACTTATTTTACCGATGCAAATGTGTCTGATGGCACTAAGTTTCTCCTGACAAGGAGACATGTGGAAACCTTAAATACGGGAAGAGAGAAGTAAAAGTTTCACTTAGTAGTTAAGAGTTTAAGTCAAATCAATAAATTCCATTTCATACTACTATAAAATATATTCATGATAAAATTATAGATGGTATATGATGAATCACAGTAATTCATGGCAGGAAAACTGATGACCAGAACCTGCTTAAGCAGAAATCAAAAGGAAGCATGAAGAAGATAGTGCTGTGAAAAGACTGAACAAGCATATTTCCTATAATATGTATTCTCTGCTCACCTAAGTGCCCATTTTTACCAAATACTAAAAAACATCTTATGATAAATATCCTTTCTGGATGCTGTAAATAGAAGAACAAAGTCACTTACATGTGCCTGTAATTTAGTTACAGCATTCATCTGTAGCCactctgaggagcagcagctcaaaCATACCTTTACAGGAGGAAGGTAAGCATGCTGTAGTATCAGCACACAAGGGTGGACCAAATTCTCTCCAAACCAACAGGTAGGGCAGTGCTTCACTCAAACCTCATGAAAGCCACAtggttaattaaaaaagaagagtttgttttaaagctgtacTTTCACTCCTGGGAAAATAAAGAGTCTTTTTTCATGCAACCCCATACTGAAGGCATGAATTTTAGCAGCTCTCTTTGTTATAGTTACACTGATGGAAACGTGTATCTCTAGAGACACCAGCCAATGCCCAATCAAATCCAAATATTCTTACATATAATTCTTTGTCAGAACCTGTCTGATGTCCCCGGGGACTGAATTCATTTACATGACAGTATTTCTGTAAATGCTAGTCTTACATCATAATATTTAAAGGTTCCTATCTATACATACTTCTCAGATCTTTGAAGGAAACATCCACTTCTGTTATTCCTTACATGGAGATAGCTTTCTACTTGATGTATCCCTTTCTGTAGGATTATAGCCTGAAGGAATGCTCCACTGACAATCAAAGGGCAGCAGAATAGGAAACCCAAGGGTAATTACAAAACCCTTTTGTGGAGAAACAGTGACATCCAGTGGCCAGCAAGGAAACCTGAAGTCCTGCTGCTTATGAAAACAGCCTCAGTACGAAATTCTTCAGAAatagcagggctgcagtcacatACTTGTGAGAATTACAGCCATTCACTTCTGTATCAAACGAGTTAACAGAAACTCGTCTCATTTAAAACCTCAAGTtccaaatgaagctggtttGGATGATGCAGCAACATTCCGTAAATACAAAATTGTGCAGCCAAGGATCTTTGGACACAGCTGCTACACAATGCCTTTGGAACTGCAGACAAGACTGcaaaaatactgaagtattCCCAGTGTTTATCTGCCTTAATCCTCACTTTTCCTACAGGATTACTTTTCAGGGCAGTTGCTaacacagcaaaacactaaACATATCCAAATACCGCTGTCACGGGGTTATCTTAGTTGTCTTCTTTGaagtatgtttttaaaagcacagaagacAAACCCCTTGAAatcttgggattttttttggtttaagaGAGAACAGACTAGAAATTATCTGaagctgtcagaaaaaaaccccaaaggccAGTCACAAAGTTCACCTTGCAGCAGGATTAGAAGATGTTATTAGAACCTGTTGTCAGTGTAGGAGCATTAGGATTATTCTATTTAAATAGCATACAGATCCTGGCTAAAGCCTATCAAGTTCTTTAGTTATGAATAGTTGGCTCTAAGCAGATTGAACTGAGGTACCACCACAGTTGTATCTTAACATCGGGCATTTACATTGCCTGATACCTCTTCCTGTGTCTTTTGCTGCTATCTTCTTCAGTGCAAACAATGCATGTTATGCACATTCATATTTACGTTTCCTTGTCATTTACATAATTTCCCTAGCTCACATCATTTAAGATAAATTGCAAagaattttcttcattaatgacAAAATCCCTTGCAGCCATCCCTCCGTTACTAGCTACAGGATCGAAAGCCTGGATAACTCAAGGAGCAGCAGAGTTCAAGACCAAGTGCCCCCACATCCTCACGAAGAGGCCAGCTCCACACTTCACCCAAGTAGTGCTGCAACGCTACAGCTCTGGGGATTTCATTCCTTGTGCTTTAGCTTTATGGATGTGCCACTATGTGGCATTTTTAGTAAGCCAAACGTTAATTAACTTTCTGCACAAGCTTCACCTAAGGAAATCTTCCTACAGAGCTGGGGAAACAAGCACATGGGCACATCCAGTTTCACCCAACCAGCCAAAGCTCCTATGCTGACAACCTGCCACTTACAGACCTGTATCTGAAACAGGGCAAACCCTACCTGCAGCCTGTGTTACCCAACCAACCAGTCAGCATCTGTTACCACACAGATTAGCTTAATCATTACAACTTGAGAAAGGACATCTGTTACTTGTAAGCTAGAGAAGATAAAGCAGCTAGCTGTACCATGGAGCATAACAGTAGCAGAAAAAGATACGTAAATTTATTCAGTGTTCTATCTCCTCTGGACAGGAGTTCATGCACtgctgagtggagacctgggCTATCAGACACCCAGAGCGAATTGGGGAACAGTCAGGGCTCACAGGGACCTCTCGAGGCCACCTCGGCCAGCTCCCCTACTTGaccagggccacctagagctaGCTGCCCAGAACCACGTCCAGCCAACCTGTGAGGATCTCCACCGAATGAGtctccacagcctccctgggcagcctgcctAGGCAGCTGGACTGGAAAAAGCAGGAGCTGGACATGCACCTGAACAGCAAAAAGTATGAAATAAGAAAGGCAAAACAGCAATTACAGGAAAACTCAATCTAAGGATGGTATCTCTTATGGTAGAAAGAGCAATTGTTTACAGAAATACTTCAGGTTTATGCTAGCACAGCCAAGTATACCAGGCAGGGAAGCAAACCCCActattgagaaaaaaatctaaccATTAAAACACAGTGAGTTTTAGTTACAACTAAACAAGCAGTTTTATTGCAGCCTTCTGGAAATGAGTAGTGCAACTTCTTAGCCAGGATTGAATCCATGCCAAAAACACACTGCTAATGAGTGGCTTACTTACCACAGACACTGTGATGTTACATTGAGAGCTGACATTCAGGAGGAACAAACTTTCACAGCAACCCTCCAAtggacaaaaaaaccctccaaccCCAAAACTACCAAGATAGTGCATAATACAGGGTTATCAGTGAAAAGCAAAGTGTGCCAGCACACTAACACTGCACACACAGCATACAGGTGCCAGGATTCCCACTGCAAGGTAAGCAGCTGTCAAAATTCAACAGAAGACAGGCAGCCACCACGTGTACAACGTGGTAACACTAACATGAACAGGCACATAGGTTATCAGACCCACCATTACCCAGTTGAACCAAACCATTTAACCCCACCCCATTAAAACAAAGACAATACAGGCTTCAGTGAGAATTTCCCAGCTTTTGGCATTAAATGGCTATGTAGAAAGCTTGTACTTAGCCCAAACCAGAAAGCCGTTACCCTGGCTCAGTAGTCATGTATTCCCATTAATTTCAGGCAGTTCAGTAGACCCAGTGCATGAACACATCCTCCCACCTGCCCACTCCTGCCCCACCAGCCACTCTCACTGCAGATGGCACTTCCCCAAGTCACACATTCCACACACAACAGCCAGACCCCCATCCCACACCAGTTTTACACCTTCCAGAGGCTGCCACTGCAACATGCTTTTCCCActtaaatgaaatacaaaactaCTTGCATTTGCTCAAGTACACCCCACCTCTCCAATACGCATACTGAAGCTCAAGTCCCTCCATAGCACCATCAGGCAGTGCAGCTGCTCACACTCACCA
The Lathamus discolor isolate bLatDis1 chromosome 14, bLatDis1.hap1, whole genome shotgun sequence genome window above contains:
- the TRPV2 gene encoding transient receptor potential cation channel subfamily V member 2 isoform X1 is translated as MDNFTSGQPGPGQRNRLMGLLETDDSTPEDKRAPSKKEERSGPGKREQRPLETPYQEESSNFPPKIKVNLRYRPGLGSNQKDPNRFDRGRLFSAVSGGSPEALDGLLEYLRSTSKFLTDSEYTDANTGKTCLMKALLNLKNGKNDTIPRLLEIDQNTHNPRPLVNVACSDCYYRGQTALHIAIEKRSLDLVKLLVENGADVHARAHGEFFKKKKEGVYFYFGELPLSLAACTNQPEVVEYLLNNPHQKARLQEQDTQGNTVLHALVMIADDTEENTKFVSTTYVEILKAGVKIDPMSKLEEIVNYDGLNPLQLAAKTGKVEIFKHIIQREIKDPVYRHLSRKFTEWTYGPIHVCLYDLSSIDSFEENSVLEILAYSSDTPNRYKMVVLEPLNKLLQQKWETFASKRFYFSFVSYLSFMIIFTAIAYYQPLRVKPSFPVEFTAGGFLWVSGLIIILLGGIYLIFAQSLYLRRRRQSLKTMCSDSCIEILIFIQAFSLLLSAVLYGASSENYVAVMVFSLLLGWVNMLYYTRGFQRTGIYSVMIQKTILRDLLRFLLVYMIFLFGFAAALVTLMGDAPSVSQNKSLAHLESTGNHAMYGGLLSVSLELFKITIGMGDLDFQEHARFRYFVMLLLLLFVILTYVLLLNMLIALMSETVTDISSYSKSVWKLQRAIAILEIEKAWLWRQGGKRRSGCFMSVGLNKKDERWCFRVEEIKWTDWAKDVGVLKEDPGNTNDSEINPEETRSWKRVPQKQLRPAGSEEQSLLQPQMSATEMMPLEGQTRNP
- the TRPV2 gene encoding transient receptor potential cation channel subfamily V member 2 isoform X2, which codes for MDNFTSGQPGPGQRNRLMGLLETDDSTPEDKRAPSKKEERSGPGKREQRPLETPYQEESSNFPPKIKVNLRYRPGLGSNQKDPNRFDRGRLFSAVSGGSPEALDGLLEYLRSTSKFLTDSEYTDANTGKTCLMKALLNLKNGKNDTIPRLLEIDQNTHNPRPLVNVACSDCYYRGQTALHIAIEKRSLDLVKLLVENGADVHARAHGEFFKKKKEGVYFYFGELPLSLAACTNQPEVVEYLLNNPHQKARLQEQDTQGNTVLHALVMIADDTEENTKFVSTTYVEILKAGVKIDPMSKLEEIVNYDGLNPLQLAAKTGKVEIFKHIIQREIKDPVYRHLSRKFTEWTYGPIHVCLYDLSSIDSFEENSVLEILAYSSDTPNRYKMVVLEPLNKLLQQKWETFASKRFYFSFVSYLSFMIIFTAIAYYQPLRVKPSFPVEFTAGGFLWVSGLIIILLGGIYLIFAQSLYLRRRRQSLKTMCSDSCIEILIFIQAFSLLLSAVLYGASSENYVAVMVFSLLLGWVNMLYYTRGFQRTGIYSVMIQKTILRDLLRFLLVYMIFLFGFAAALVTLMGDAPSVSQNKSLAHLESTGNHAMYGGLLSVSLELFKITIGMGDLDFQEHARFRYFVMLLLLLFVILTYVLLLNMLIALMSETVTDISSYSKSVWKLQRAIAILEIEKAWLWRQGGKRRSGCFMSVGLNKKDERWCFRVEEIKWTDWAKDVGVLKEDPGNTNDSEINPEASC